The following DNA comes from Peromyscus leucopus breed LL Stock chromosome 2, UCI_PerLeu_2.1, whole genome shotgun sequence.
acatacacacacacacagaaagagacacagagagagagacagagaaagagagagacacagagagagatcaatttatgttttgagacagagtttcatgctgtagcccaggctagtcttcaACTGGCTAaactttactatgtagcccaggctggcctgatatTCActtaatcctcttgcctcagcctctcaagtgctgggattacatatgtgagttaccatgcctggctatatgGATGTTTAGTCTCCTATAATCTCTGACAGCTCCTcagtctttctttgtcttttgtgaCATTAACACTTTGAATAGGCACTGGCCAGTCATTTTGAAGAATGTTTATAGTTTTGGTTTGTTGGGTTTTGAAAAGTAGGAGGGTAGGCTGGAGGTCCAACCCTTGGTCACATGCAGGCCAAGCAAAGGACCACTGTGCTATACCCTGCATTTGTTGAAtgactaaaaaaaaattgaggcagATTCTCATTATAGAGCTTAAGTTGTCCTAAAACTCCTTTCATAGACCAGAATGACTTTAAAAccacagtgatcttcctgcctctccctgtcaAGTGAATccattacaggtatgtaccacaaTGCCTGTCCTAAAAGTTTTTGCaatatgaactttttaaaaatctcttttattttatttattttatgcatgtgagtgcttgtctgcatgtctgtgcaccacgtgtgtgcctggcacAGGTctaaagagggcatcagatgccctggaactggagttacagcgcagacatacaccacacatgcacacagaggtcaGGTGACTAGTACAACGTagttctctgcttcttccatgtaGGTCCCAGGCATCCAATCAGGCCAACAGATTTGGTGTCAGGTGCCTGtatccactgaatcatctcccagGTTGCTAACCTTATCTATGCAGGCTCTGCCTCTCTCTTAATCTCAGGGattaaatttcaacatgaattCTAGAGAGGACTCCAACATTCAAACTGTAGCAAGGAGCCTTGGAATTGACGTGGTAAGGGAGTCCCTCACTGGCTCTTTATTAACCAGAATCTTTGCATGTTCTTCTAGGCACATACAGCACCCTAGGATCAGGTGACCCTTCCAGCTAAGAGCAATGGAGCAAAATGAATCCTCTCGTGTGGATTCTGAGTTTCGATACACCCTCTTTCCGACTGTTTACAGTATCATCTTTATACTGGGGGTGGTTGCCAATAGCTATGTGCTATGGGTCTTTGCCCGCCTGTACCCTTCCAAAAAACTGAATGAGATAAAGATCTTCATGGTGAACCTCACCATCGCGGACCTGCTCTTCTTGATCACCCTCCCACTGTGGATTGTCTACTATTACAACGAGGGCAACTGGATTCTACCCAAATTCCTGTGCAACCTGGCTGGCTGCCTCTTCTTCATCAATACCTATTGTAGTGTGGCCTTCCTGGGTGTCATCACTTACAACCGCTACCAGGCAGTGGCCTATCCCATCAAGACTGCTCAGGCCACTACCCGCAAGCGTGGCATCTCTTTGTCCCTGGTCATCTGGATATCCATCGTGGCTACTGCGTCCTACTTCCTGGCCACAGACTCCACCAACATAGTACGCAAAAAGGATGGCTCAGGCAATGTCACCCGTTGCTTTGAGCATTATGAGCCGCACAGTGTGCCGATCCTTGTTGTTCACGTCTTCATCGCGTTCTGTTTCTTCCTCGTCTTCCTTCTTATCTTCTACTGCAACCTGGTCATCATCCACACGCTGCTCACGCAGCCAGTGCGGCAACAGCGCAAAGCCGAAGTTAAGCGCCGGGCGCTGTGGATGGTCTGCACGGTCTTGGCGGTGTTTATCATCTGCTTTGTGCCCCATCACATGGTCCAGCTGCCCTGGACCCTAGCAGAGTTGGGCTATCAGACCAGCTTCCACCAGGCTATTAATGATGCCCATCAGAtcaccctctgcctcctcagcaccaaCTGTGTCTTAGACCCTGTCATCTATTGCTTTCTTACCAAGAAGTTCCGGAAGCATCTCAGCGAAAAGTTTTACAGCATGCGTGGTAGCCGGAAGTGCTCCAGGGCCACTACCGACACCGGCACTGAGGTGATGGTGCCGGCCGATCAGACGCCTATCACGTTACTGAAAAAGTAATCTCTGTCTTGTTAAAGTCAGACCCAGAGTCTCCTCTTCTGTGGACCTCACAGACTGAGCTGGGagaggtttgtgtgtgtggccAACCCCTCCTAGGACCCTGGTGGACTGTAAAGTGTGGGAGTTACTTTCTCACTGAGACGGGGTGGCGGCACTGGCCGCTTGTTGGAAAACACCGAACTTGAATGTTTCTTTTCACCCATCTCTGGGTTAATACTAGCAACTGTGGCTGATGGCCACACCCCAGCTAGGGCCAAACCTTGGGGGTAGACTCTGAGCCACCTAGTTCATCCAACTGGGACTGCAGCCTTAAGATGTGGGCAGTGACTTCTGGGGGCTGCAGGCAGAGGAAGGGGTTATGGAGACAGGACTCTTCACCGGTCCTATGGAAGATGTTGGCAGGGAACCGTTGGGTTTAGGATGGTACCCTCCCTTCTCCACCCACAGATACAAGGTCTTTGTGACAGTTCTCAGAGGAAGTGGTTTTGTGGAAGCCTCTGACTGACCCAGTAACTTGTCTTAAATGTAACCAGAGGAGATAATGCAAAAGCTGACTGGAAGCTAGGATGGGAGCGTATTTCCTGAGGCAGCTAAGACCTGAGAGACTGGAAGAGATGGTTCCCTCAGGACACCGTAGTTTCAACTTCTGGCAGGCAGCAACTTCTTTTGGTGACCTCTGGACACCTGCTGGTGATTTTTTGACCAGTGTGTTAATCACATTTTACTCACTGTGCCCAGCCTCCTTGTCAGAAACAATTCAAAGGAGagctttatttggctcacagtttcctgGAGACTTCCGTCCATCATGGTCACGAAGGCATGGTGGGGCAGCTCGGActatggaggcaggaacaggaggaggcagaggctgttcaTGTGGCAGTGAGCCCAGAAACAAGACTGCACTTTAAACTGGGGATAGAGTACAACCGTCAGAAGTCAGCCCCCAGCCACCTACTTCTATAGCCAGgtcctacctcctaaaggttccacagtctCCCAAAGCAACACTGTTAGTGAaaataagcacacagaacacAGCCCTGAGCCAGTGAGatcaggtaaaggcatttgctgctaaCACGATGATCAGAGTTCGATCCCCAAAccacgtggtggaaagagaacagactcctgcaagttgtcctttgacctcttcaCGAAtgttgtggcacacacataccccgcctccccccccataaataaatgtacaaaatcaatgcaacaaagcaaaacaaacatgaCCCCATGGAGATGCAGGGTATTTTATATTCAAGATACATGAGCTATTACATTCAGTCGAGGTCCAATCCTGCCCTCTGAGCAGTGGCTAGAAACCTCAGACTCAGAACTCTGGGGAACTTTCCTTGGTTTCCCGAGCCTTGtgcaccttaaaaaaaaaaaagaaaatgttctttcttcCAGCTAGTGTCCCCTTGACGTTGGGCCAGTTGATTCCTGTCTGCCAGAGAAGCATCGGCGGGTAACCCGACTGGGTTTGGGGTGATGGCTATGGGCTGTACCTAGCTGACAGTAACTAGGTAACTAAAGCAGCACACTTGAACTTTGGCCTCTTACAAACTCAGGTTCAAGTCTCACCTGTGCTAGGTGCTGTCTAGGAAGTGGGAATTCAGTTTTCTACCTCTTAGTGTTATTAGCTGGGAGGTACAACCTACCTCGCCGGGCTGTTATGAGCAGTGCGTGCTCAGCTGACTCTTGTTTACTCATCCCTGATCCTCCCCGCATTCCTATGATAGGAAAAGAAGGGGCGGAGTTGGACATCTGGATTCGGGGTGCTGTTGGGGGCTTTGCAAGCCACTTACTGAAGTCACTGAAACTCGGGAGCTGTGACCATGTCTGTGTAAAGTGAGTGGATTGGGCAGCCACCTGGGTAGACAAATGGCTTTTTGAAGAAAGCAGATGTGTCAGgcaaagcagaggccagagagaagcCACTAGctctggttctcagccttcctaatgccgcAGCCCTTGAGTAGGaacctcatgctgtggtgaccctcaaccataaagttACTTTCGTTGcttctttataactgtaattttcctattGTTGTGCATcataatgtaatgtaaatatttttggagaaagaAGTTTGCCAAAGTGCtctggacccacaggttgagaagcactgcactagagcctggagagagagaatacGCAGCCTCCAGGGCCAGAGGGCATTCCTGCATGCTCGCCCTTGAGTCCTAGGAGGCTTTTAGGGCAGgattccttctcttccttaagCTCATTCAGATGGGTGTCTGGTACCTTCAGTCAAACAACCTCCTGTGTGCTTCTGTGCCAATACAGTATATTCTGAATTCCATTCATTTGCATATCCTCCTCGTGTTGTTTTGCAATAGCCAATGTACCATGTATCCATGTTTacttaataaacatttttgtttttaaattgggtctttttttttcttttttctttcggttttttcaagacagggtttctctgtgtagctttggagcctggcctggaactcgctctgtagcccaggctggcctcgaaaatctgcctgcctctgcctctggagcactgggatcaaaggcgtgagccaccactgcagGAAAAAGGAGGCTCAGAGGAGTTCAGTCACAGTATAAGAGCAGGTAAGTGGCCGAGTCATTAATATTCAAAGCTGGACCTCTCAGTAAGCACAGgcttcctctcatccctcctccaccATGTCACTGTACCCAACGCTACCTCTTCTAGgcatcttgtgggtgctggggcaggAGCTGGTACAGGCCTCCAACCTGATGTTGGAGGTCTTTTGTGCAGTTTATGCAGCCTAAAACCCCATGGGGACTCTTCCCAGACTTAGGTACCTATAATCAGGCACTTTGGATATTGGGAGATAGACACAGACATATGCTTCTAGGAACCCCTGGAGCCAGAGCGACATTCaatcccatgcctttaatcctagcattcgggaggcagaggcaggtgggtctctatgagctcaaggccagcctgatctccagagcaagttccgaggcaagctccaaagctacacagagaaaccctgtctcaaaatggaaaaaaaagaagagagagagagagagagagagagagagagagagagagagagactagtcATGAGACTGAGTTCACTTGTCAGCTTGAAGAACTTTGGAACCACCTGAAAACACCATAAGAATCTCTCTGGGCTGTATACCCAGAAGCAGCGTTACAGAGTCATCCCGAGCCACACTTATATCTAGTTTGATGAAGAGCTGCCAACTCGCTTCTGAAGTGGCTGCAACAGTCTTCACACTCACCCATACATAGCTCTATGAAGgattttgttgcttgttttgtttggatgcagggtctcaccatgtagccttggctgtcctggaggatttaaggtgtgcaccactacacttCTGCCTAATACTTTCTTATTAGCCTATATTAAACAATAATGTGTTTCACTATTGACATTTTCTTACACATGTATAATGTACTTGGAACATATTCCCCTGTCGGAGCCTGCTGACCAGTCCACTGGATATCTGTCTGGGTGGAGGCTTGTGGATTGTAGGGACAATGAAGACAGAATAGAGTCAAGAGGATTGCCAATCATCACAGTCACCttatacagtcttgaaggacagaggtagaacagtgcacagcacaggcattcaaccactgtCTATCCTGCCTTGCGTCAAGGAACAGGCAGTTCCATTTTTtatctcaatgtacctctggctggcatcagcagcctgcgtCTAGCTAGATAATATGTTCCTTCCCATGgactaatcaggactttctcacagtcCTGGAGCAAGCAaacttgaactctattgactcagaatagacttctgATTCGAACTGGAAAattgagtcagttgtgggctcccacattcccccctccccttttacTCGCTCTTGCTCTCCCCCAGCTCCTGCTGACCCCTCTCtagcctccttcctcttcttaaCTGGCTCCACTTTCGAGTCTCTTTCTGTTGTGTGACCCAGAGTTTCATTAGTGTTGTTTACTAGAGCATAGACGCCTTACCTATCCTTCACCACTGAAGATGGCTGTTCCTCTCCCATGGACAGTGAACTGCGTGCCAATCCTCAGGAAGGACTGGGGTCCCAGGAGAGGCCACTCCACATTGGGTTCTGTTTCCCTGAAGCCACCCTGTACCAGTATTGTCCAACTCTGATGCCACAGAATGTGCAGTCAAATCTTGTTTTTAGTTTGAGTCTCTCAGATTACTGAGGGACTGTTTTCAGGTACTTATTACTCGTTTGTGTTCAGATTCAAATCATCCAGACACCAAAGCTTGTACCATGTCACAGAGTGGTCAATAAAGAGGCCACTGGGACCTGTGGCCAGTTCCCCTTTCTGTGCCTTCTAGTCTGTGATTTCAGACACACTATGGAACCTCTCGGGCCTATTTCTGTTAAGCGGGAATACTGGCCAggtgtaattctagcacttgagaggctgagctgGGAGAATTGCTACAACTCCAAGACCACTCTGGGCTATGTCAGTATGCATCAGGCCAACTAAGGTTGCATAGTAAAATTTTGTCtaatattttgaaagatttgttttgatattttgagacagggtctctctatgcctggctgtcctggaactagctctgtagatcaggctggccctcgaattcacagagatctacctgcctctgcctcctaagggccGGGATTAAGGGTATGAACTACCACCACCTTGCTCTAAAAATGATTCTTTTAAAGAATacatatagccgggcggtggtggcgcattcctttaatctcagcacttaggaggcagagacaggctgatctctgtgagttcgggaccagcctggtctacagagtgagttccaggacagccagggctgttacacagagaaatcctgtctcaaacaaacaaacaaatacatctgTTGTCGATGTAATAGACCATTTTGTTGTTTAGTGTTGCTTAGGACAGTCCCTGGCACAGAATAAATGTCACAAATGTTGCCCCTGTCCTAACAGATCGTCTCTACTCCATAGAGCCCCTATTTACAAGATTGCACAACACTAGCCCTCTTCCCCTTATGACCAGGTTCTCCTTGTGTAACCTGGTATTTTCCTTACAAATGGGAAAGTGCAGAGAGGAACTGGGTGTGACCAGCCaggttttcctttgcttttactTCTAGGGTATTCTACAGTTCATCGAAGCCATCACACACATGAGTCAGAGGATTTCAGGCTTTGGATGGTCATGAGGAGTtagttcccttttttttttctctgtgtagccttggctttcttggaactaattctgtagcccaggctgacctcaaactcacagagatccacctgcctctgtctcctgagtgctggaattaaaggtgtgcaccaccactgtccaagTGAGTTAGTTCCTTTAAATGGAGATAGAGCATCAGAGAACACCTCAACAGAGTGAAAAGGCTGTGCTTGAAATGgggaaaatacttgcaaattgtgtgtgtgtcataaAGGGTTGACGATATGCAAAAATACCCTAAAACTCAATAACAGGAAACAAAGCTTGActgaaaaaaatagacaaataaattgAATATAAACTTTTCTGAAGCAAACTGTCCAATAAGGACTTGAAAACACGTTTGGCATCTCTGATCATTAAGGGAAACCAAACTACAAtgagagaaaactaaaaaaatattaaGCAGTGGTGTGGATGTGGAGAAACcggacccttttttttttttttttttttttggtctgggttTCATGAAACTGGGACAGACCTTGAATAATTCACTATGTaggtgaggatgactttgaactcctgcttCTCTGGCTTTGATTATAGGTGGGCACCAAAAGTTCTGATTTATGCAGTGCCAGAGACCTAAATCTTGGCTtaagcatgctaggtaagcactctaccaactgaaccacgtTCTTAGCCCGACAAATTGGAATTCTTGTGTCTTCACTCGGGGACATAAAAATTATGCAGCTGCTGTAAAAAAATGCCGTGACTATGTCTCAAACAATTGAACACGGCTTCTGGGTCTGGTGACCCCAGATTATAATCCCAAAattgggaaactgaagcaggaggagttcgaggccagcctggaccatagAGTGAGATcaggtctcaaacaaacaaacaaacaaacaaacaaacaaacaaacaggcctgggatatagctcagtagtagagcacttgctgggtatgtctgtgaggccTTAAACTCAATTCTTAGTACTGTGGGGTACCAGAGAGAAACCATCCCATTATCTAGTAATTCCACGCCTAGATGTATACTGTGTAACCTAAAGTAACTGTGACTAAGGAACCAAGTAGTGTTTGTGATACAAACACCCAGAGCAACATTATTCACGACCTCCAAAGATACAAACCACACAACTGTCCACTGAGGGATAGgtaataaaatgtggtatagatATATCTTAAAAATGAAGGGCATTTGACATACGGTAAAATCATGGatgagtgtaccaggctttcttttagaccactaaccagttcccaaatcatgacactgaGATCGTATTAGTAGCTCAGCCTAGCTAAggctcgtttctggctagctcgTTTAACTTAAactaacttgtttctctttatctaccttttgccttgggctttgtttacctttcttccttctgtatgtcatacttcactgcttcttgtgtctgtctgtctggcagctgcctggtttATGGCCCTGGGTgtatccctctttttctccctcattcttttctttcttgttcttttttgcctagatttctcctatttattctctctgctggccaataccacctatccctctcctgcctggctattggctgttcaactttttattagaccaatcagggcctttaggcaggcaaggagaaacaaatgtaacacatctttaactaagtaaacaaatgcagcagaaacaaatgtaacacacctttacacagttaaagtaatatctgcagtataaacaaatgtaacacatttttgcctAGTTAATGTAATATTCCACAATGGGTGAGCAGGGTGGTgggggcacatacctttaatctcagtactcaggaggcagaggcaggcagaagaggccagcctggtctacaaagtgagttctaggacagccaggattacacagagagaaaacctgtctcaaaacaaacaaacaaacacccaaaaaccaaacaaacaaaaacaaggttgAATCTTGAATATGTTATGCTAAGTGATAACAGTTAGGCACCAAAGGACAAACGTGTGCTCCCACTTACGTGCCTGGTGcctctagaggccagaagagagtgttgggtcctctgtaactgcagttacaaatggttgtgagccatcatttgAGTTCTGagactgaacctgtgtcctctgcaaaaacagcaagtattcttaaacactgagtcatcatctttccagccccataaaatgataaattttatggCACCATAATGTGATGGTGTCAGTTGTtagcttgacagaatctagaatcacctggaagatggGCTTCTGGGCATGCTTTTGAGAGATTATTTTGATtgtgttaattgaggtgggaataCCTGCCCACTCTGGGTGTCACCATTCCCTGGCTGAGATAACCATTTGTCAaacatagtggttctcaacctttgtgGGCCGTGGTGGCGACTGTGGTGCTGTCACCTTGCTTgttgaccttgaccagatgtcctccctattcagattccctgccggtgtccttctACTTAGGATACTGGAGCTTACCGGGTTCTTTGTTCCTGCATCCTGTATTTTGTAAACTTAGATGcaaaatgtagaacattgggtctgaaTGTAGACATTGTAGCAATTCTGCCTCGGGATTCCATTTGTTTGTAGCTGTATTTAGTTTCTTcttttcaataaatgacattgCATTCACGTGCGAATGACTcgcttctttttctatttttaattcaagCCTTCGCTTGGCATGGTGAATGGTATCGTAATGGGTTTACCGCTACAACCTTCTAATACTGTGActttttaatacaattcctcatgttgtagtgatcccTAACCATaaagtgtaaatatctgtgttttctgatggtcttaggcaaccctgtGCAAGGGTCtgcagtggtatttgctctgcccgtATATACCTTGGGATATAGGGCCCGAAGGAGGTGGTTCTTCCTGCCATTATAAGTGACCTcttaaagagaaatggagaagggtcacatgccctttctccctgctgcctgcaagttggattcattcattctattctgttctgtattcgtgagtgtatttcctcaatttatatcttaataagtACCTATTACACATTAAATAGATTCacgtggattgatcataataagcAGTGCCCAATGTGGGACATGAACCCACAATCCTGAGATTAAgggtctcatgctctactgactgagctagccaggcctGGTTGCTCATACttataattctagcatttggaagctgaggcaggagattgctgccagttcaaagcctgcctgggttACATACTAAATTCCAGACCAGCATGGGCTAGAGTGAGAGTCGATAGTTTACCTCAAAATAAACAATGCCTGTTTTGCTACTTTGGGCAAAAGGTAGGCATGGGGGTATGTAATACGAATTgcaaaacagtcttattaataaaaaacccagggctagatattggggtgagagttgaaagatcagagaagcagagcaagccacagccactagcttacctctacgaaTTCCTCAGCCTCAACAAgggagagacttcctgtttactcatgccttatatacctttctgtgccctgctttcttcttccttccttcctagtgctgggattaaaggtgtgtgccaccatgcctggctctgttcttagtgtggccttgaactcacagagatctggatggatctctgcctcccaaatgctaggattaaaggcgtgaactaccactgcctgatgtctatgtttaatatagtggctggctttgttctctgatccccaggcaagctttattggggtacacaatatatcaccacaggggtAAATTAGTGCCCATAGGGGATCATGCTTGGGTTGTAATCATATTTCCTCTAGTGACCATTTTGGTTAATTTAAACAGAATTGGGATGAGTGTTTGCTTTGGACACACCAAGAACCTAAATAGTGGGGAAGATCATTTCCATGAAGTCAGTCGTCTTCCTGGTTCTACAATGTgagtcccttcctcttctcttccccaagATGTCAAATCCACCGCATTCAATAGCTAAGAGCCCAacaccctcctcccttcccttcctccatctcagAAATGGGTCTCCTCCAGCCCATGCTCTTATGTCTGAAGGCACTCTCGAGGAGCAGGACATTTTCAATTTGACTAGTtctgccttttgttgtttttgcttttgtttttaaagacacaaGGACTGCAAAGTGAATCTACAGGATCTGTGGGTGTGAAGAAAGGATGGCAAGGTTCACCACAGACATGTACTCTCAAACCAATTCCTTAGCCAGTGCCACACCTCTTTGTTCCTTGGTGTGGGGACAAGACTGACCAGAGCTGGTTCCTGCCTTTTGGATGGTCAACTGCGGAGGACGCCAGGTGATTCCACAGACAAGCTTCCACGCTGACACTGTAGAAAACACCAGGCACTCCCGGGGCCACCCTGTCTTCTACACCAGAACCTGCTGCTGGCCACTTCCGGCCGTCATATGCCATTCGGAATTGATTGTgctgtttctctgtcttcataAAAAATCAGTCCCACTTATTTCCTGTTGAGAGTTGCAAGTGGGAGAGCGGCATCCTGTCTTCCACCAGCACAGTGTCCACCCCAAACTGGTCAGTACACTGCTCCACGGGGGCAAGGATACTCAGAAGCCGCTGGTCCACAGTGTCCAAGTGTGGACCAGAGAGCACAGGGGAGGTGGGGTCGTGGGCCATGGCAGATTTTAAGGCAGACTCTAGCACTCCATTTTTTAGGTAGTTCAGTCTATTCCAGGTTGAAACCAGAATGATGCAACACTGATAGAGAGGGGCAAGGATGCTTCTCTCATCCAGCGAGGGGTTCCCAAAGCTTTCGGCATTATCAAGAAGGACACATGCTAGCACCTTCATCATCTTGAACGCTTTCATAGCGATGGTGGTCGGCATTGCCAATCAGTTAATCAAAGACAGCAGTGTCACTGGTGTCCAAGAGGCGTGGGCCTGAGTCATAAGGGGACGTTTTCTTCACACCATCGCAGTAGCTCTCATCATATTCCCCCTGGCCAATTTGCCTTCTCAGTAAGTCCTGCCCCAGGGGTGTCAATGTTTCTGCAGAGGCCACACATCTGGAAGGCGAAGTGTGATGGATCCCTCCATCATGTCTCCATCAGCACAGGCTGGCCCTGTTTCTCGGCAGTAATACCACTTCTCCTGGAAACACATGTTGTTCTCTACAGTTAGGAAGGTGCTGAGCAGCTGCTCTGAGGCCACAGGCTTGATCTCTGTCCTCAGACTAACACACCTGCCAACCACCAAGGGAGCTCGGTGGAAGCCCAGAACCCTGTCCAGATGAAAGGCTGCCACCTCTGCATTGTGTCTGTCATAACCAGCATACGGCTCCTCTTCTACCACTTAGGTTTGAGCCACATTGTGTCCTCTTTCAAGGATCAGTAAAGCTTTTAGCTGTGCCCCTTTATAGCCCACATCAGCTTTAATGATTTTATTAGTggccatggcatgcatgcttatcttcttcttggtacaaaatggcctgttgggcaaagaactgcccttgcctcgactgctgacagtatgaacacTGTCTTTCTGGACGagcaagacacaaggaaaagtaaCTACCGAAACTCtgtcaagacagggtaagatggtctttcaaaagtcctgcttctgaaaatagtctgtcagatattctaggcctgtagccaaattggatgccccaatgatgctgagaaactttaggtgactgtccaggctgccagctgtctctgtctgttcTCGAAAGAATTtcggaaattgcttgcttgcattttccattttctcaggtgttagtatgttccttctcaggtctttgttgGAGTTGAAGACTTAGTAGTTAcaattacaatcttcttgtatcttagctaaaacatattagtactagagttag
Coding sequences within:
- the Ptafr gene encoding platelet-activating factor receptor; its protein translation is MEQNESSRVDSEFRYTLFPTVYSIIFILGVVANSYVLWVFARLYPSKKLNEIKIFMVNLTIADLLFLITLPLWIVYYYNEGNWILPKFLCNLAGCLFFINTYCSVAFLGVITYNRYQAVAYPIKTAQATTRKRGISLSLVIWISIVATASYFLATDSTNIVRKKDGSGNVTRCFEHYEPHSVPILVVHVFIAFCFFLVFLLIFYCNLVIIHTLLTQPVRQQRKAEVKRRALWMVCTVLAVFIICFVPHHMVQLPWTLAELGYQTSFHQAINDAHQITLCLLSTNCVLDPVIYCFLTKKFRKHLSEKFYSMRGSRKCSRATTDTGTEVMVPADQTPITLLKK